The stretch of DNA TCCCCTTTTACGGGAAGCGCATTTTCCTCCAGCCGGATGCCGAAGCCCTGCCCCTCCGTAAATTCATTCAGTGTAGTGGCTACGCCGCCGCGGGTCGGGTCCCGCATAAGTCTCACGGCACCGCCCATTGAAGCCGTTACCAGCTCCAGCATTCCATTCAGCGGCGCACAGTCGCTTGCAAGTCCGGTTTCCACCTGAAGCTGTTCCCGCTCAATCAGAATCGCTGTCCCGTGGTCCCCGATCGTACCGGTGACGATCACTTGGTCCCCCGGCCGGATCAAGGCGGGAGACAGCCGGAGACCTTCTGGAATAAAGCCCACTCCCGAGGTGTTAAGGAACAGCTTATCCGCACAGCCTCTTGGAACGACTTTTGTGTCGCCGGTTACTATCAATACGCCGGCTTCCTGTGCGGTCGCCGCCATGGACTCTGCAATCTCCTCCAGTTCCCCAAAATCAAACCCTTCTTCGATGATCCAAGCGCAGCTAATATACCTGGGAATGGCCCCGCAGACGGCCAAATCGTTAACAGTCCCGCAGATGGCCAGCTTCCCGATGTTCCCTCCCCTGAAAAAAAGCGGATGAATGACATAGGAATCCGTGGTGAATGCCATTTGTCCCGGGAGAGTTTCCAGCACTGCCGAATCGCCCCCCTCAAGGAGCCAATCATTCCGAAAGTGCTTCTGAAATATCCCTTGGATCAGTTGATGGGTCAGCTTCCCCCCGCTGCCATGGGCTAAAGTAATGATTTCGCTCATTGGACTTCCTCCCGCTACTGATATCGGTAATATGCCGCGCAAGTCCCTTCGCTCGACACCATACAGGAACCGACCGGGGTTTCGGGCGTACATATCTTTCCAAACAACTTGCAATCGGATGGGAGGCATTTTCCTTTCAAAATATCGCCGCAGCGGCAGCCGCCCGCTTCCTCGTCCCGCTCCTCCACGGAGCCGTTGATCAGGCCCCACGCATCAAAGGCCCTGTATTTCTCGCGAAGCCGCAAGCCTGAGCCCGGGATCTGCCCGAGTCCCCGCCAGACGGCATCCGAAGGCTCGAATACCTCATCTATTTTTCCTCGGGCAATCGGATTGCCACCTGGCTGAACAACCATGGAATACAAGTTGGCGACTGTGGCCTTCTTGTCCCGGATTTGCTCCAGAACGTATAGGATCGAGCCCAAAATATCCGCCGGGTCAAACCCGGTGACGGCTCCCGGAATCCCATACGCCTTGGCCAGTTCCTCGTAGAGGCCGGAGCCGATCACCGCGCTGACATGGCCCGGATACAGAAATCCGTCAACGGCAACTTCAGGGTCCGAAGACAGCAGATGCATCGCTGCCGGAATCGTTTTATTGGCCGACAGGATCATGAAATTGTCAAGCCCCTGCTGCGCGGCCTCCAGAACCGCGATGGCCGTAACCGGAACCGTCGTCTCAAATCCGACGGACAGAAAGATAACGGTCTTGTCCGGATGCTGACGGGCGATATCCAGACTATCCAGCGGGGAATAGACCATACGGATATCCCTGCCCAGCGCCTTCTCGGTCAGCAAGCTGACGCCTTTATACGGAATCCGCATCATGTCGCCGAAAGTGGCCACGATGGTATTTTCTCTCCTGCAGAGCTCCAAAGCCGATTTCAGGTAAAAGCTCGGGGTTACGCAGACCGGACAGCCCGGTCCCGAAATGAGCCTGACGTTCGGCGGCAATAGTTCCCGAATTCCGTAACGGGAGATCGCCATCGTATGGGTGCCGCATACCTCCATAATCGAAACGGGCCTTCCGTCATAGCGCCGGATGGCCTTCACCAAGCCTTCCGCCAACGTTTCATTTCGGAATTGTTCCAATTCACTAATCATGGATATTCCCCGCCAGCTGGTGGAGCAGCTCCAGCGTGTCTACGGCTTCCTGCTTATCGATGATCGCAATCGCGCAGCCCGCATGAACGAGCAGGTAATCTCCAACGTTCACCCGGTCAACCAGGGCAATGGACACTTCCCTCCGGATACCGGTAATATCAATCACCGCCCTGTCGCCGCTTACGCTTGTTACTTCTCCGGGTATTGCTAAACACATGATTCCCGCATCCCTTCCCATGTGAGATATTTGCCCAGCGCGATCGCCGCCTGGCCCAGTGAAAGCCCCCCATCATTGGCAGGCACCTTGCTGTGGAGCCATACGCGAAACCCGCTGCGTTCCAATTCATCAACCGTAAAGGCGAGAAGCAAGCGGTTTTGAAACACACCGCCGCTGAGCGCCACCTCATTTAGACCCCGCTTGGATCGAATCCGTCCGCAGATATCCCCTACAATTGCAGCCAATGTCCGGTGAAACGCTCCGGAAATTCCGGAAATACTCCTTCCGTCCCGAATTTCGAGAACCAGTTCCCGGATTAGAGGCGCAGTGCCGATCTCAAACATGCCTTGCACAGCCTTCACTTCGTACGGATAAATCCGTGACGTCTCGGGGTCTGCCGCGCTTTCCAAACGGATGGCCGCCTGGCCCTCGTACTCGGCATAATGACATATGCCAGTTAGAGATGACACGGCGTCAAACAGCCTGCCGACGCTGCTCGTGAGCGGCGTGTTGATGCGCTGCAGAATTTGGCGTTTGACGATGTCCCTTTTGTACGGCTCGATTGTCTTCAGCCACTCGGCCGGCAGCTCAGCCGCTTCGTCATTCATGATATAGCTCAAAGCCATCCGCCAAGGCTCCTTGACGGCCGTATCCCCACCGGGGAGCGGGACATACCCGAAGCGGGCCATGCGCTCAAATCCGCCGTAATCCCCGGCGAAAAATTCACCGCCCCAGATATGCCCGTCTTCCCCTAGTCCCGTTCCGTCGAAGGCGACCCCGATCACCGGACCGGAAACGCCGTTCTCCGCCATGCAGGAAGCGATATGCGCGTGATGATGCTGAACGGGAATCTTGACGATGTTCTTCTGTTCGGAAGCATATTGGGAGGATCGGTATCCAGGGTGCATATCGTAAGCCAAAACCCCGGCTTCGGCTGCGAAAATACGCCCAAAATGCTCCACTCCGCCAATCAGGGAATCCAGCGTTTCCAGGTTATCCAGATCGCCGATATGATGGCTGACAAAGGCTTTGCGGTCCTTCACCAAACAAAAGGCATTCTTTAATTCTCCCCCCAAAGCCAAAATGGGAGGGTTGCCGGACTTGTGCGGCTTCCCTTCCGCCGATTGAACGACAGCGGCCAAGTCGACGGGATAAGGAACGTACCCCCGTGATCTGCGAATAATGTACTCCCGTTCCCGAAACACACTGGTTACCGTATCATCCGTCCTCATATGAATAGGCAGCTTCCCTACCAGGTAATAGTCGGCGATTCCTTGAAGAGCCGGGACCGCCTCCTCGTCGCGGTACACAATAGGCTCGCCGGAACGGTTGCCGCTCGTCATGACCATAAGCTCCAATCCGTCCTGAAACAACAGATGCTGCAGCGGTGTATACGGCAGCATCACGCCAAGCATGTTGTTGTCGGGGGAAAGGGAATCCGCCGCCGGAAGAAACTTCAATGCCTCTGTCTTCAAGGGAAGCAGGACGATCGGCCGCCGGGGGCTCGTGAGAAGCTCCCGCTCCTTCTCCGTCACGGCACAGATGCGGAGAACCGTCTCCAGCGTATCCGCCATAACCGCGAACGGTTTACCGTCCCTGCGCTTGCGCGCCCGCAGCTCCCGTACCGCCGCCTCCTGCGTCGCGTCGCAAGCCAGGTGATAGCCTCCAAGGCCCTTGACCGCCAAAATATCGCCCGACTTCAAACGTTCGGCGGCACTTGCGACCGGATCAGCCGTATCCACTCTTTTGCCGGAAGCATCCAGCAGATATACCGACGGACCGCATACTGGACAAGCTACTGGCTGGGCATGAAATCGCCGGTCAGCCGGGTCATGGTATTCCTTCGCACAATCCTCGCATAACTCGAAATCCCGCATAGTCGTAGTTTTTCGGTCGTATGGAACTTGAACCGTAATGGTAAACCGGGGCCCGCAGTTGGTACAGTTGATGTACGGATAGCGGTACCTCCGGTTACCGGGGTCCTTCAATTCCGCAAGACAATCTTCACAAACGCAAATATCCGGCGAGAGGCGCACCTCGTGAGAGGCGGCGCCAACGCTTTCTTTTATACGGAATTCGGTATAACCGATCGGAGAGTGCAGTTCCGAAGTCAGTTCCTCGATATGAGAGAGTGGCGGGGCGGATGTTCGCAATGAATCCAAAAAAGCATCGATATTTGGCCTGCGGCCCTCCGCCTCCAGTCTGACGCCACTTGCGTCATTCGTGACCCACCCTCTCAGATCATGCTGATGCGCAAGCCGGTATACAAAAGGGCGGAACCCCACTCCCTGCACAATGCCCTTCACTTGGACATCCACCCGGATGACCTCACTCGACATAGCTTCTCGCCCTCATTCCATTCCTGAATAATATGAACTTGAGATTTTCTCATTTGGGTATCGGTCGTATCTTCGAGGAATGCTTGGACTTCCGGCCGCTATCGCTCCTACAGTTCCAAACTTCCCCTTCGTTACTCTCTTACTCTTATGTCATTTTTCAAGTCCATCTTATATAGATGTTACTGTGACGCCGCCTCCCTGCGTTTCTCCATCCGTATGACGACTCTCAGGCTAATTTCGTAAATAAGAATCAAAGGAACGGCCAGCAGGACAACCGAGGTGATATCAGCCGCGAGCAAACCTTCCCCGACCAATACGGAGAACACAATGGTGAACCTCGCTTTTTTCATCCAGGAGGAACGCAGGAGCCCCAGCTTCCCAAGCGCGATAAGCGGAAAAGGAAGAGTGAATACAAGACCGAAAACGACGCACAGCATCGCAATGAAGCTGATGTATTCCTCGCCCGACAAGGCCGCCTTCATATAAGAGTTTCCGTATGTGAGAAGTACGCGCAAAACAGAAGGAACGACCACCGCATAACTGAGAATGACGCCCAAAACGAAACAGGGAACCATATAAACCACCGCCGAAAGCAGCACTTTTCGTTCCTTGACGGTCAGGCCGGGACCGATAAAAGCAAGCAGCTGGTAACCAATGAGCGGGGACAGCGCGACAAGGGACGCAATAAAAGACAGCTTGACCCTCAGGACAAAAGCTCCGGTTAACGAAAAAAACGCCAGATCCAGCCCCTCGTTCCCAACGGATCTTTTTAGAATCTCCACAATCAGGAACGCTTTCGTATAAATGACGGCAGTCAGAACGATGACGGAAGCCACTATCACAATCAATCTTCTGCGCAGCTCGGCCAAATGCTCCAACACCGGTTGATCCGTATCTTGCTGCAAACGGTTTTGATTAATCATGGGTAGTCACACGCTTCATCCTTGGCATGCCCTTTCGCTCCAGAAGGTAAATCGTCCAAATGCTGATTTCGTACAGTGCCGCCACCGGTATCGATTCCGCCAGCAGCGAGAACGCATCGGGGGTTGGAGACAAAATCGCCAGTAGGATCGCAATTCCCAGTATCGCAAATTTCCGTTTTCTCATCAGCATCTTGGAATGAATCAGGCCAATTCTCGACAGCGCAACCATCACGATCGGCAGTTCAAAAACCAGGGCCACCGAAATCAAAAAGAATGCCATAAACGACACATAAGCACTCCCGGAAATCAACGGCCTCAGAACTCCTTGTCCGCTCTTGATCAGAAAGTCGACGGTGTTCGGCAAAATAAACTCATAGGCAAATGCGATTCCCCCCGCAAACAGAACGACAGCGAACGGAATGGCTAAAAAATAAATTTTGAGACGAATGCCGCGTCCCAGCAGGGGGGCGAACATGGACACGAGCAGGCAGGCCAGCACGGGAAAAGAAGCGACAATTCCTCCGAACATCGCCACCTTCAGCTTC from Paenibacillus sophorae encodes:
- the hypE gene encoding hydrogenase expression/formation protein HypE; protein product: MSEIITLAHGSGGKLTHQLIQGIFQKHFRNDWLLEGGDSAVLETLPGQMAFTTDSYVIHPLFFRGGNIGKLAICGTVNDLAVCGAIPRYISCAWIIEEGFDFGELEEIAESMAATAQEAGVLIVTGDTKVVPRGCADKLFLNTSGVGFIPEGLRLSPALIRPGDQVIVTGTIGDHGTAILIEREQLQVETGLASDCAPLNGMLELVTASMGGAVRLMRDPTRGGVATTLNEFTEGQGFGIRLEENALPVKGEVSGLCGMLGMDPLYIANEGKALLVVDGAQADRAMELLRSHPYGRDAAVIGEVVADHPGKVYMRTLAGGHRIIDMLVGDQLPRIC
- the hypD gene encoding hydrogenase formation protein HypD, whose product is MISELEQFRNETLAEGLVKAIRRYDGRPVSIMEVCGTHTMAISRYGIRELLPPNVRLISGPGCPVCVTPSFYLKSALELCRRENTIVATFGDMMRIPYKGVSLLTEKALGRDIRMVYSPLDSLDIARQHPDKTVIFLSVGFETTVPVTAIAVLEAAQQGLDNFMILSANKTIPAAMHLLSSDPEVAVDGFLYPGHVSAVIGSGLYEELAKAYGIPGAVTGFDPADILGSILYVLEQIRDKKATVANLYSMVVQPGGNPIARGKIDEVFEPSDAVWRGLGQIPGSGLRLREKYRAFDAWGLINGSVEERDEEAGGCRCGDILKGKCLPSDCKLFGKICTPETPVGSCMVSSEGTCAAYYRYQ
- a CDS encoding HypC/HybG/HupF family hydrogenase formation chaperone, which gives rise to MCLAIPGEVTSVSGDRAVIDITGIRREVSIALVDRVNVGDYLLVHAGCAIAIIDKQEAVDTLELLHQLAGNIHD
- the hypF gene encoding carbamoyltransferase HypF; protein product: MSSEVIRVDVQVKGIVQGVGFRPFVYRLAHQHDLRGWVTNDASGVRLEAEGRRPNIDAFLDSLRTSAPPLSHIEELTSELHSPIGYTEFRIKESVGAASHEVRLSPDICVCEDCLAELKDPGNRRYRYPYINCTNCGPRFTITVQVPYDRKTTTMRDFELCEDCAKEYHDPADRRFHAQPVACPVCGPSVYLLDASGKRVDTADPVASAAERLKSGDILAVKGLGGYHLACDATQEAAVRELRARKRRDGKPFAVMADTLETVLRICAVTEKERELLTSPRRPIVLLPLKTEALKFLPAADSLSPDNNMLGVMLPYTPLQHLLFQDGLELMVMTSGNRSGEPIVYRDEEAVPALQGIADYYLVGKLPIHMRTDDTVTSVFREREYIIRRSRGYVPYPVDLAAVVQSAEGKPHKSGNPPILALGGELKNAFCLVKDRKAFVSHHIGDLDNLETLDSLIGGVEHFGRIFAAEAGVLAYDMHPGYRSSQYASEQKNIVKIPVQHHHAHIASCMAENGVSGPVIGVAFDGTGLGEDGHIWGGEFFAGDYGGFERMARFGYVPLPGGDTAVKEPWRMALSYIMNDEAAELPAEWLKTIEPYKRDIVKRQILQRINTPLTSSVGRLFDAVSSLTGICHYAEYEGQAAIRLESAADPETSRIYPYEVKAVQGMFEIGTAPLIRELVLEIRDGRSISGISGAFHRTLAAIVGDICGRIRSKRGLNEVALSGGVFQNRLLLAFTVDELERSGFRVWLHSKVPANDGGLSLGQAAIALGKYLTWEGMRESCV
- the tatC gene encoding twin-arginine translocase subunit TatC translates to MINQNRLQQDTDQPVLEHLAELRRRLIVIVASVIVLTAVIYTKAFLIVEILKRSVGNEGLDLAFFSLTGAFVLRVKLSFIASLVALSPLIGYQLLAFIGPGLTVKERKVLLSAVVYMVPCFVLGVILSYAVVVPSVLRVLLTYGNSYMKAALSGEEYISFIAMLCVVFGLVFTLPFPLIALGKLGLLRSSWMKKARFTIVFSVLVGEGLLAADITSVVLLAVPLILIYEISLRVVIRMEKRREAASQ
- the tatC gene encoding twin-arginine translocase subunit TatC, which encodes MWESENIVKAVRWLGKFRARIIAGVLVVIVSATAVYAVSDPLLKLLCRPLQNQPLFFMTPVDGVMTKLKVAMFGGIVASFPVLACLLVSMFAPLLGRGIRLKIYFLAIPFAVVLFAGGIAFAYEFILPNTVDFLIKSGQGVLRPLISGSAYVSFMAFFLISVALVFELPIVMVALSRIGLIHSKMLMRKRKFAILGIAILLAILSPTPDAFSLLAESIPVAALYEISIWTIYLLERKGMPRMKRVTTHD